A region from the Bacteroidota bacterium genome encodes:
- a CDS encoding phosphoribosylglycinamide formyltransferase translates to MKRIAIFASGSGTNMQRITEYFAGNPGVDISLLVCNKAGAGVIDRAKQLGIPHKLIDRQSFYGSAALSEELISLQIDLIVLAGFLWLIPDPLLKAFPDRILNIHPALLPKYGGKGMYGMKVHEAVIAARETTSGITIHLVNAHYDEGTILFQENFALAGDETPESLATRIHALEYQHFPLVIEKYLFGLTV, encoded by the coding sequence ATGAAACGCATCGCCATCTTTGCCTCCGGTAGCGGCACCAATATGCAGCGCATCACGGAATATTTTGCCGGAAATCCCGGCGTGGACATTAGCTTGCTTGTGTGCAACAAGGCCGGTGCCGGTGTCATCGACAGGGCAAAACAGCTTGGCATCCCCCACAAACTGATCGACCGCCAGTCTTTTTACGGATCCGCTGCACTCAGCGAAGAACTCATCTCGCTACAGATTGACCTCATCGTGCTGGCCGGATTTCTCTGGCTCATCCCCGACCCCCTGCTGAAGGCCTTTCCCGACCGCATCCTCAACATCCACCCTGCCCTCCTGCCCAAATACGGCGGCAAAGGCATGTATGGCATGAAGGTGCATGAAGCCGTAATCGCTGCCCGGGAAACAACATCGGGCATCACCATCCACCTTGTCAATGCGCACTACGACGAAGGCACCATACTGTTTCAGGAAAACTTTGCCCTTGCCGGTGACGAAACCCCCGAATCGCTGGCCACCCGCATCCATGCCCTCGAATACCAACACTTTCCCCTTGTCATCGAGAAATACCTTTTTGGGTTAACGGTTTAA
- a CDS encoding ArsR family transcriptional regulator — protein sequence MLEALITSKTRIKLMLKFFLNTSARGYLRGLETEFGESTNAIRLELNRFEQAGLLTSSTDGMRKMFQANTSHPLFADINSLVRKYVGMDELIERVLNQLGQLHEVFLMGDLALGLDSDEMNLLIIGDDIDIDYLQQLCTKAQKMIARKIGYLVFTPEEFSQQEPKINKERLLLVWQKED from the coding sequence ATGCTTGAAGCCCTGATTACTTCCAAGACACGGATTAAACTGATGTTGAAATTCTTTCTCAACACCAGCGCCCGTGGCTATCTGCGGGGGCTCGAAACAGAGTTCGGCGAAAGCACCAATGCCATCCGCCTCGAGCTGAACCGCTTCGAACAGGCCGGACTGCTCACCAGCAGCACCGACGGCATGCGCAAAATGTTCCAGGCCAACACCAGTCACCCCCTCTTTGCCGATATCAACAGCCTCGTGCGCAAATACGTGGGCATGGACGAGCTCATCGAACGCGTCCTCAACCAGCTGGGGCAGCTCCACGAGGTCTTCCTCATGGGCGACTTAGCCCTCGGCCTCGACAGCGACGAGATGAACCTCCTCATCATCGGTGACGACATCGACATCGACTACCTGCAACAGCTCTGCACCAAAGCACAGAAAATGATCGCCCGCAAAATTGGTTACCTGGTTTTCACCCCGGAAGAATTCAGCCAGCAAGAACCCAAAATCAACAAAGAACGTCTCCTGCTGGTCTGGCAAAAAGAAGACTGA
- a CDS encoding four helix bundle protein, giving the protein MKYSSFEELPIWQKARTLSKFVFEITSEEPFNKDFRFRDQIRSSAGSIADNVAEGFERSGNKEFIQFLYIAKGSCGETRSQCYRAFDNNYITEEKLSEMINQTKEISSEISNFIQYLKKSGLKGSKYI; this is encoded by the coding sequence ATGAAATATTCTTCTTTTGAGGAACTTCCAATTTGGCAAAAAGCCCGAACCCTGTCAAAGTTCGTCTTTGAGATCACGTCTGAAGAACCATTCAACAAAGATTTTCGCTTTCGTGATCAAATAAGATCTTCGGCGGGATCAATAGCTGATAATGTTGCTGAGGGCTTCGAACGCAGCGGCAACAAAGAATTCATCCAATTTCTCTATATAGCAAAAGGATCTTGTGGCGAAACCCGTTCGCAATGCTACAGAGCATTTGATAACAATTACATTACAGAAGAAAAGTTAAGTGAGATGATAAATCAAACAAAAGAAATATCATCAGAAATATCAAACTTTATACAATACCTTAAGAAATCAGGGCTTAAAGGAAGCAAATACATCTGA
- a CDS encoding nucleotide sugar dehydrogenase: MKNIAVIGLGYVGLPLAVEFAKKRPVVGFDIKPQRIKELNEGHDPTLEVSDEDLKSVHITLSPSDAQTLSHPVSNKGLQITNQLDDIRDCQIYIIAVPTPTDKNNRPDLTPLVKASETVGKVLKDGDIVIYESTVYPGATEEDCVPVLESVSGKKMNEHFFVGYSPERINPGDKVHTLTTIKKVTSGSTPAIGEEVDALYKEIIVAGTHLAPSIKVAEAAKVIENSQRDINIAFVNELSKIFHKMGIDTLEVLEAAGTKWNFLPFRPGLVGGHCIGVDPYYLAQKAQEVGYHPEIILAGRRLNDGMGAYVAGEVVKLLLKAGKPVKGAKALMLGITFKENCPDIRNTRAIDIYNELLSFGMEVDVYDPWADIHEVRHEYGINILSEYPKESGYGAIVLAVAHNEFQQIDMLGHKDQGTIIYDVKGILPKEVVDARL; the protein is encoded by the coding sequence ATGAAAAATATCGCCGTCATAGGCCTCGGCTACGTCGGCCTTCCCCTCGCAGTTGAATTTGCAAAAAAACGCCCTGTCGTTGGCTTCGATATCAAGCCGCAACGCATCAAAGAATTGAACGAAGGACACGATCCCACGCTGGAAGTCTCTGACGAAGACCTGAAGTCCGTCCACATCACCTTATCTCCCTCAGACGCTCAGACACTCAGTCACCCTGTCAGCAACAAAGGCCTCCAAATAACGAACCAGCTCGACGACATCCGGGATTGCCAAATCTACATCATCGCCGTCCCAACCCCCACCGACAAGAACAACCGTCCCGACCTCACACCCCTCGTGAAGGCCTCCGAGACCGTGGGCAAGGTGCTCAAGGATGGCGACATCGTGATCTACGAGAGCACCGTCTATCCCGGCGCTACCGAAGAAGACTGCGTGCCGGTGCTCGAGAGCGTCTCAGGAAAGAAGATGAACGAACATTTCTTCGTGGGCTACAGCCCCGAACGCATCAACCCGGGCGACAAGGTACACACCCTCACCACCATCAAGAAGGTCACAAGCGGCAGCACACCCGCGATAGGAGAGGAGGTCGACGCCCTCTACAAAGAGATCATCGTAGCCGGAACGCACTTAGCGCCCAGCATCAAGGTAGCCGAAGCCGCCAAGGTGATCGAGAACTCACAACGCGACATCAACATCGCTTTCGTGAACGAACTGAGCAAGATTTTTCACAAAATGGGCATCGACACCTTAGAAGTGCTCGAAGCCGCCGGAACCAAATGGAACTTCCTGCCCTTCCGTCCGGGTTTGGTAGGTGGCCACTGCATCGGTGTTGACCCATACTACCTCGCCCAAAAAGCGCAGGAAGTTGGCTACCATCCCGAAATCATCTTGGCCGGACGCCGCCTCAACGACGGCATGGGCGCCTATGTGGCAGGCGAAGTGGTGAAGCTGCTGCTCAAAGCCGGCAAACCGGTGAAGGGCGCCAAAGCCCTCATGCTGGGCATCACCTTCAAGGAAAACTGCCCCGACATTAGAAATACAAGAGCAATTGATATTTATAACGAACTACTTTCCTTTGGGATGGAGGTAGATGTTTATGACCCTTGGGCTGACATTCATGAAGTTCGTCATGAATATGGAATTAACATCTTGTCTGAATATCCAAAAGAAAGCGGATACGGAGCAATTGTGCTTGCGGTAGCGCACAATGAATTTCAACAAATAGACATGCTTGGTCATAAGGATCAGGGTACCATCATATATGATGTGAAGGGAATCCTACCGAAGGAAGTTGTAGACGCAAGACTTTAG